In a single window of the Rhizobium tropici CIAT 899 genome:
- the mntR gene encoding manganese-binding transcriptional regulator MntR, which produces MTKLPVAAESRLSSTEIETHAEAFQKSREDRRTELMEDYVELIADLIEHAGEARQTDIAQRLGVTQPTVAKMLKRLAEENLITQRPYRGVFLTEEGQRLAAATRRRHEIVEAVLCRLGVDPDTARNDAEGIEHHVSQRTLEAFERFLKT; this is translated from the coding sequence TTGACGAAATTGCCTGTCGCCGCGGAAAGCCGTCTGTCGTCGACCGAGATCGAGACGCACGCCGAGGCCTTTCAGAAAAGCCGCGAAGATCGACGCACGGAATTGATGGAAGACTATGTCGAGCTCATCGCCGATCTGATAGAACATGCCGGCGAGGCACGCCAGACCGATATTGCACAGAGGCTGGGAGTAACGCAGCCGACAGTTGCCAAGATGCTCAAGCGGCTAGCCGAGGAAAACCTCATCACACAACGCCCCTATCGCGGCGTCTTTCTGACCGAAGAAGGCCAGCGCCTGGCCGCGGCAACCCGCCGACGTCACGAGATCGTGGAAGCGGTTCTCTGCCGTCTCGGCGTCGATCCCGATACGGCAAGAAATGATGCCGAAGGAATTGAACATCACGTCAGCCAACGGACACTCGAAGCCTTCGAGCGTTTCTTGAAGACGTGA
- a CDS encoding M20 aminoacylase family protein — protein MNAIIKTASITDPIETGIAAYLDEIIALRHDLHQYPELAFQEHRTAKKVASLLAEWGYDVATGIAGTGVVATLRRGNGNRSIGIRADMDALPIEEASGLAYESANPGVMHACGHDGHTSILLAAARYLAESGNFSGTVRLIFQPAEEIGAGARKMLSEGLFDHFPVDAVFGLHNWPGVPAGQFGFVAGPAMASVDKAVITIVGKGGHGAEPHRAVDPVLASASFITALQSVVSRNIDPQEMAVATVGSIHAGSASNVIPESVEMKLTVRAYNETVRARLQERISALARAQAESFGAVAEVDYRLGFPALVNHAEETEFARNVALQALGAAAVEADFRPRTASEDFAFLLQAKPGSYLFVGNGDSAPLHSARYDFNDAIIAPAARYWVRLAETFLANDNG, from the coding sequence ATGAACGCCATCATCAAAACCGCTTCGATTACCGATCCAATCGAGACAGGGATCGCCGCCTATCTCGATGAAATCATCGCGCTTAGGCACGACCTGCATCAATATCCCGAACTGGCCTTTCAGGAGCATCGCACCGCCAAAAAGGTGGCCTCGCTGCTCGCGGAATGGGGATACGACGTAGCAACAGGTATCGCTGGTACAGGTGTAGTCGCGACCCTGAGGCGAGGTAACGGCAACCGCAGCATCGGTATCCGCGCCGACATGGATGCCCTGCCGATCGAAGAGGCGTCCGGGCTCGCCTATGAGAGTGCCAATCCCGGCGTCATGCACGCCTGCGGTCACGATGGACATACGTCGATCTTGCTGGCCGCTGCCCGCTATCTTGCCGAAAGCGGCAATTTCAGCGGCACGGTGCGGTTGATTTTCCAGCCGGCCGAAGAAATCGGCGCAGGTGCACGCAAAATGTTGTCGGAGGGACTTTTCGATCACTTCCCGGTCGATGCGGTCTTCGGCCTGCACAATTGGCCCGGCGTGCCGGCGGGGCAATTTGGCTTCGTTGCCGGCCCGGCGATGGCCTCAGTCGATAAGGCGGTCATCACGATCGTTGGAAAGGGCGGGCATGGTGCCGAGCCGCATCGTGCGGTCGACCCGGTGCTGGCTTCGGCCTCGTTCATCACGGCCCTGCAAAGCGTCGTCTCGCGCAATATCGATCCTCAGGAAATGGCGGTCGCAACGGTCGGTTCCATTCATGCCGGTTCGGCTTCGAACGTCATCCCGGAAAGCGTGGAGATGAAGCTGACCGTGCGTGCCTACAATGAGACTGTTCGGGCGAGATTGCAGGAACGAATTTCCGCCCTGGCGCGCGCGCAGGCGGAAAGCTTTGGCGCCGTGGCGGAGGTCGATTACCGCCTCGGTTTTCCCGCGCTCGTCAATCATGCCGAAGAGACGGAATTCGCCCGCAATGTCGCCTTGCAGGCGCTTGGGGCCGCTGCCGTGGAGGCGGATTTCCGGCCGCGGACTGCGAGCGAAGACTTTGCCTTCCTGCTGCAGGCAAAGCCCGGAAGCTACCTCTTCGTCGGCAATGGCGACAGCGCGCCGCTGCATAGTGCCCGCTACGATTTCAACGATGCCATCATCGCGCCGGCAGCCCGCTACTGGGTGCGGCTGGCCGAAACTTTCCTCGCGAATGACAACGGGTGA
- a CDS encoding LLM class flavin-dependent oxidoreductase: MAQKHVTFGIMLQGPGGHMNAWKHPSVPADASTNLNFFVRTARKAEEAGIAFAFVADGLYINEQSIPHFLNRFEPLTILSALAAFTTKLGLVGTVSTSYSDPFTIARQFASLDLISGGRAGWNAVTSPLEGSGRNYSREHPEHELRYEIADEYLDAIKGLWDSWDDDAFVRDRETGVYADKSKLHRLNHKGRFFRIEGPLNIGRSKQGQPVVFQAGASDSGIRLAGKHADAVFTNGGPLEDAKIFYKQVKQSAIAHGRSAADVGIFPGIGPIVGATQEEAEAKYQAIRNLVTIEEALVYLGRFFDHHDFSAYPLDESFPDLGDIGRNNFRATTDRIKKTAREKGLSLREVALDAATPRTSFIGTAEHIASEIIRWVDEEGADGFILGFPVIGEGFDDFSRHVLPILTERGYFDPALKGETLRDHLGLPYRESRYAAETADIEPAKAVGA; encoded by the coding sequence ATGGCTCAAAAACACGTCACTTTCGGTATCATGCTGCAGGGTCCCGGCGGCCACATGAATGCCTGGAAGCATCCGAGCGTTCCGGCCGATGCCAGCACCAATCTGAACTTCTTCGTCAGGACCGCCCGCAAGGCCGAAGAGGCGGGTATTGCCTTTGCCTTCGTCGCGGACGGACTTTACATCAACGAACAGTCGATCCCGCATTTCCTCAATCGCTTTGAGCCGCTGACCATTCTGTCCGCGCTTGCCGCCTTCACGACGAAACTTGGGCTGGTTGGCACAGTTTCGACATCCTATAGCGATCCCTTCACCATCGCACGGCAGTTTGCCTCGCTCGATCTCATCAGCGGCGGCCGCGCCGGCTGGAACGCGGTGACCTCACCGCTCGAAGGCTCCGGCCGCAACTATAGCCGCGAGCATCCCGAGCATGAGTTGCGCTACGAGATCGCCGACGAATATCTCGATGCGATCAAGGGGCTCTGGGACTCGTGGGACGACGATGCCTTCGTGCGCGACCGCGAGACCGGCGTCTACGCCGACAAATCCAAGCTGCATCGCCTGAACCACAAGGGCCGTTTCTTCCGCATCGAAGGCCCCCTCAATATCGGTCGCTCCAAGCAGGGCCAGCCGGTGGTCTTCCAGGCCGGCGCCTCCGATTCGGGCATCCGGCTGGCCGGCAAACATGCGGATGCCGTCTTCACCAATGGCGGGCCGCTGGAAGACGCGAAGATCTTCTACAAGCAGGTCAAACAATCCGCGATCGCGCATGGCCGCAGCGCCGCCGATGTCGGCATCTTCCCCGGCATCGGCCCGATCGTCGGCGCGACCCAGGAGGAGGCGGAAGCCAAGTATCAGGCGATCCGCAATCTCGTCACCATCGAGGAGGCGCTCGTCTATCTCGGTCGCTTCTTCGATCATCACGATTTCAGCGCCTATCCGCTGGACGAGTCGTTTCCCGATCTTGGCGATATCGGCCGCAACAACTTCCGCGCTACGACCGATCGTATCAAGAAGACGGCGCGGGAGAAGGGGCTCTCCTTGCGCGAGGTGGCGCTCGATGCGGCAACGCCGCGAACCTCCTTCATCGGCACGGCCGAGCACATTGCCAGTGAAATCATCCGCTGGGTGGACGAAGAGGGCGCCGACGGCTTCATCCTCGGCTTCCCCGTTATCGGTGAAGGCTTCGACGATTTCTCCAGGCATGTCCTGCCGATCCTGACCGAGCGCGGCTATTTCGATCCCGCTTTGAAAGGCGAGACGCTCCGTGATCATCTCGGGCTCCCATATCGCGAAAGCCGTTATGCGGCAGAGACTGCCGATATCGAACCCGCAAAGGCCGTAGGCGCTTGA
- a CDS encoding ABC transporter permease subunit: protein MSDIIETHPIAGSEKETHPKLVRIPGFGVGEKPTVAISIATAVACLALWWLVAKLGLVSHLFLPRPDEVLTQIGVVYRDGYAGASLSEHILASLFRIVVAAAIAIGIGIPVGLLMGLNRWAKGILDTPIEFYWPLPPLSYLPLMIIWLGIGETSKITLLVLAMFAPICLSAQAGVRSLPLERVNAARSLGANRLQLFLNVVLPSALPEILTGIRIAFGIGWGTLVAAELIASTRGIGFMIMSASQFLATDVVFVGIGIIAVCAFAFSAAIRILEAVLVPWKGKL from the coding sequence ATGAGCGATATTATCGAAACGCACCCAATCGCCGGATCTGAAAAGGAAACACACCCGAAGCTGGTTCGCATTCCCGGCTTCGGTGTTGGTGAAAAACCCACCGTCGCCATCAGCATCGCCACGGCGGTCGCCTGCCTGGCGCTGTGGTGGCTCGTCGCCAAGCTCGGTCTGGTGTCGCACCTCTTCCTGCCTCGACCTGACGAGGTGCTGACGCAGATCGGCGTCGTCTACCGCGATGGCTATGCCGGCGCCTCGCTTTCCGAGCACATATTGGCGAGCTTGTTTCGTATCGTCGTTGCTGCGGCCATCGCAATCGGGATAGGCATTCCCGTCGGTCTGCTGATGGGCCTCAACCGCTGGGCAAAGGGAATTCTGGATACGCCCATCGAATTCTATTGGCCTCTGCCTCCCCTTTCCTACCTGCCGCTGATGATCATATGGCTTGGAATCGGCGAAACCTCGAAGATCACCCTTCTCGTGCTCGCCATGTTCGCGCCGATCTGCCTGTCCGCCCAGGCCGGCGTGCGTTCGCTGCCACTGGAGCGGGTCAATGCCGCGCGTTCGCTGGGGGCAAACCGGCTGCAACTTTTCCTGAATGTCGTCCTGCCCTCGGCCTTGCCGGAAATCCTGACCGGTATCCGGATCGCCTTCGGCATCGGCTGGGGAACGCTGGTGGCGGCGGAACTCATCGCTTCGACGCGCGGCATCGGCTTCATGATTATGTCGGCATCGCAGTTTCTTGCAACCGACGTCGTCTTCGTCGGCATCGGCATCATTGCTGTCTGCGCCTTCGCATTTTCCGCCGCCATTCGTATCCTCGAGGCGGTCCTCGTTCCGTGGAAGGGCAAGCTTTAG
- a CDS encoding LLM class flavin-dependent oxidoreductase, translated as MSYLLSLLDKSPIEQGLSSTDALGATTRLAVRAEELGYHRFWVAEHHNMTNLASSAPEVLIAHLLARTSRIRVGSGGIMLQHYSAYKVAETFNLLASLAPGRVDLGVGKAPGGFPLSTRALQRAFDQEKKPDFAEQLSDINSYLAADLHSDGALATPFPPRAPERFLLGASVESAKLAAEKGWRLVFAGHLNGDPENLRNTFEAYANATGGKVPILALAAFAAESQAHARERVGQLRIVKLFLPNGQSVNVGTQEQAAEFARQAGFSEFRTEEKAPSVLHGTAAQIRAELDALHHRYGVEEFVLDTPALTAIERLNSIELLAKERLSLVA; from the coding sequence ATGTCTTATCTCCTTAGTCTTCTCGACAAGAGTCCGATCGAACAGGGGCTCAGTTCCACCGATGCGCTTGGCGCCACGACACGGTTGGCCGTTAGGGCCGAAGAACTTGGCTATCATCGCTTTTGGGTCGCCGAACACCATAATATGACGAACCTTGCAAGTTCAGCGCCAGAAGTCCTGATTGCCCATCTTCTTGCCCGAACTTCGAGGATCCGCGTCGGCTCCGGCGGCATCATGCTGCAGCATTACAGCGCCTACAAGGTTGCCGAGACTTTCAATCTCCTGGCTTCGTTGGCGCCGGGGCGCGTGGATCTCGGTGTCGGCAAGGCGCCGGGTGGATTTCCGCTCTCGACGCGGGCATTGCAGCGCGCGTTCGATCAAGAAAAGAAGCCTGACTTCGCCGAGCAGCTTTCCGATATCAACAGCTATCTTGCGGCCGACCTTCATTCCGATGGCGCGCTGGCGACGCCGTTTCCGCCACGCGCGCCGGAGCGCTTCCTTCTTGGCGCCAGCGTCGAGAGTGCGAAGCTCGCCGCGGAGAAGGGCTGGAGGCTGGTGTTTGCCGGCCATCTGAACGGCGATCCGGAAAATCTGCGCAATACCTTCGAAGCCTACGCAAATGCGACGGGCGGCAAGGTGCCGATCCTGGCGCTCGCAGCCTTTGCTGCCGAAAGCCAAGCCCATGCCCGTGAGCGTGTCGGTCAGCTGCGCATCGTCAAGCTCTTCCTGCCCAACGGTCAAAGCGTCAATGTCGGCACCCAGGAGCAGGCGGCGGAATTTGCGCGTCAGGCGGGCTTTTCGGAATTCCGGACCGAGGAGAAGGCGCCGAGCGTGCTGCATGGCACGGCGGCGCAGATCCGCGCCGAGCTTGACGCGCTCCATCACCGTTACGGCGTCGAGGAATTCGTGCTCGACACGCCGGCGCTGACCGCGATCGAACGGCTCAACTCCATAGAATTGCTCGCCAAAGAACGCCTTTCCCTCGTTGCCTGA
- a CDS encoding taurine ABC transporter ATP-binding protein, whose protein sequence is MLQVDHASVFFAARDGRTVHALDRVSFNIPERGIVVALGASGCGKSTLLNAIAGFLPLSEGKITLDGRPVSRPGADRGVVFQKDSLLPWKSVIDNVALGLQFAGLGKRERRDRASELLRLVGLTDFANALPYELSGGMRQRVGIARALATDPDILLMDEPFGALDSLTREQMQELLVSVWARTDKRIFFITHSIEEALFLGTEVLVMSPRPGRVVARFELDFVHRFAASGDTRAILSSPEFGNLRDEIRAILHSADHVRSAA, encoded by the coding sequence ATGCTTCAAGTCGACCATGCCAGCGTCTTCTTTGCAGCGCGTGACGGCAGAACCGTTCACGCGCTCGATCGCGTTTCCTTCAACATTCCGGAGCGCGGTATCGTCGTAGCGCTCGGCGCGTCCGGCTGCGGCAAATCCACCTTGCTCAATGCGATCGCCGGCTTCCTGCCGTTGTCCGAGGGGAAGATCACGCTCGACGGAAGGCCCGTTTCCAGGCCAGGTGCCGATCGAGGCGTCGTCTTCCAGAAGGATTCGCTGCTGCCATGGAAGTCCGTCATCGACAACGTGGCGCTCGGCCTGCAATTTGCCGGACTGGGCAAGCGGGAACGCCGCGATCGCGCATCCGAGCTTTTGCGGCTGGTGGGCCTCACCGACTTTGCCAATGCTCTGCCCTATGAATTGTCGGGCGGCATGCGCCAGCGCGTCGGCATTGCCCGGGCACTCGCTACCGATCCCGACATATTGCTGATGGACGAACCCTTCGGCGCGCTCGACAGCCTGACGCGCGAGCAGATGCAGGAACTGCTGGTCTCCGTCTGGGCCAGAACCGACAAACGTATTTTCTTCATTACCCACTCGATCGAGGAGGCGCTTTTCCTCGGAACGGAGGTTCTGGTCATGTCTCCGAGACCGGGGCGTGTCGTTGCGCGTTTCGAACTCGATTTCGTACATCGCTTTGCCGCCAGCGGCGATACGAGAGCAATCCTGTCATCACCCGAATTCGGCAATCTTCGGGACGAAATTCGCGCGATCCTTCACAGCGCCGATCACGTCAGGAGTGCGGCATGA
- a CDS encoding LLM class flavin-dependent oxidoreductase, whose protein sequence is MSSNCEFLWYIPNDVKPGHRGDSAVENHNSLETLTSHAKALEDHGWKGALIGTGWGRPDTFTVAAALTARTTSFEPLIAIRPGYWRPAHFASAAATLDQLSGGRVRVNIVSGKDNLAAYGDSEGDQAHRYSRTKEFMRLTRRLWTEENVTYEGEHFRVSESTAAPRIEPRGKRLHPKLYFGGASDAAERVSAAEADVQLFWGEPLADIAERISRLKTLSRDLDRDLPPLEFGLRITTLVRDTTEQAWIDAEAKVAEMAENKGVGWNDHRQSIAVGQKRLFDLAARGDILDDNLYTAPGKFGGGGAGTTWLVGSAEDVARSLRKYRDLGITHFVLSDTPYLPEIKRQGEQLLPLLRG, encoded by the coding sequence ATGAGCAGCAATTGCGAATTTCTTTGGTACATCCCCAATGATGTCAAACCGGGCCATCGCGGCGATTCCGCCGTCGAGAATCATAACAGCCTGGAGACCCTGACCAGCCATGCCAAGGCCCTGGAAGATCACGGCTGGAAGGGCGCATTGATCGGCACCGGCTGGGGCCGCCCCGACACCTTCACCGTCGCGGCCGCACTTACCGCACGCACCACCAGCTTCGAGCCGCTCATCGCAATCCGCCCCGGCTACTGGCGGCCGGCGCACTTCGCCTCCGCTGCCGCCACGCTGGATCAGCTGAGCGGCGGCCGGGTGCGCGTCAACATCGTTTCCGGCAAGGACAATCTTGCCGCCTATGGCGACAGCGAGGGTGATCAAGCCCATCGCTATAGCCGCACCAAGGAATTCATGCGGCTCACCCGCAGGCTCTGGACCGAAGAGAACGTTACCTACGAGGGAGAACATTTTCGCGTCAGTGAATCCACGGCGGCGCCGCGTATCGAGCCTCGCGGGAAACGCCTGCATCCCAAGCTTTATTTCGGCGGCGCTTCGGATGCGGCAGAGCGTGTCTCCGCCGCGGAGGCCGATGTGCAGCTTTTCTGGGGCGAGCCGCTCGCCGACATCGCTGAGCGGATCAGCCGGCTCAAGACACTCAGCAGAGATCTTGATCGCGATCTGCCGCCGCTGGAATTCGGGCTGCGCATAACGACGCTGGTGCGCGACACGACGGAGCAGGCCTGGATCGATGCCGAGGCGAAAGTCGCCGAGATGGCTGAGAATAAGGGCGTCGGCTGGAACGATCACCGGCAATCGATCGCGGTGGGCCAGAAACGGCTATTCGATCTCGCCGCGCGCGGCGACATACTCGATGACAATCTCTATACCGCGCCCGGCAAGTTTGGCGGTGGCGGCGCCGGCACCACCTGGCTGGTCGGCTCCGCAGAGGATGTCGCCCGCTCCTTGCGCAAATACCGCGATCTCGGCATCACGCACTTCGTCCTCTCGGACACGCCATATCTGCCGGAGATCAAACGGCAGGGCGAGCAGCTGCTGCCGCTTTTACGCGGCTGA
- a CDS encoding GNAT family N-acetyltransferase: protein MSDTFLYTTTLDPRAKPLIDELIHEYDSRYGSYFNAEGAAAELNRYPPEAFAPPHGNFLLLLRNGETIGGGAFKHYDEQTAEFKRIWTRHDLRRQGLARRLLVELEVQAARQGYRRIYLTTGFRQPEAVGLYLNNGYTALFDTSVDPEIYKSLPFEKDISHLALAYIAETSGSQQRLAAAGR from the coding sequence ATGAGCGACACGTTTCTTTATACGACCACGCTGGACCCGCGCGCCAAGCCCCTGATCGACGAACTGATCCACGAATATGACAGTCGCTACGGCAGCTATTTCAATGCTGAAGGGGCGGCTGCCGAACTCAACCGCTATCCGCCGGAGGCCTTCGCGCCACCGCATGGCAATTTCCTGCTCCTTCTCCGAAACGGGGAGACGATCGGCGGCGGCGCTTTCAAGCACTATGACGAGCAAACCGCCGAATTCAAACGGATTTGGACGCGGCACGATCTCCGTCGTCAGGGATTGGCGCGTAGGCTGCTTGTCGAACTGGAGGTCCAGGCGGCGCGGCAAGGCTATCGCCGCATCTACCTGACGACAGGCTTTCGCCAACCCGAGGCGGTCGGGCTTTATCTCAACAACGGCTACACAGCCCTGTTCGATACCTCCGTCGATCCGGAAATCTACAAGAGCCTGCCTTTCGAGAAGGATATCAGCCATTTGGCTCTGGCCTATATCGCCGAAACCTCGGGCTCGCAGCAGCGCTTGGCAGCTGCGGGCCGGTAA
- a CDS encoding amino acid ABC transporter permease/ATP-binding protein, whose translation MALTTGFADVDRSTGAAETKTDYSRYRIVPARHPGRTAGTIFAALVMAVVLYSTFTNPRWGWGVFAEWFFAEPVLVGLGRTLLLTALAAVSGSILGTALALARVSKSPLLASLSWGYIWLLRSIPMIVLLLVLNNLGYLYETISIGVPFSDKVLFDYPTTQLLTPFAAAFLGLTLNQSAFFAEIVRGGILSVDQGQLEAAASLGLSRRRQAFRIVLPQAMRSILPTGFNEIIGLAKSTSMVYVLALPELFYTVQVIYRRNLEVIPLLMVATVWYLVIMTVLSIAQHYIERYFSKGAVRNPTPLPFQAFFKRFQRPLPATVDGSSDTRAFAAFRSVTDLRAKGGAVRIHGISKSFGTLKVLDDVELNLPAGSVTAIIGPSGSGKSTLLRAINHLERVDSGFISVDGELVGYTQKGEVLYELKEKDILKRRTDIGMVFQNFNLFPHLTVLENIIEAPIQVRGVSRDEATALAQELLARVGLSDKIDAYPRQLSGGQQQRVAIARALALRPKVLLFDEPTSALDPELVGEVLDVIKELARTGTTLVIVTHEIGFAREVADSIVFMEGGHVIEAGTPTQILNDARHPRTRAFLAKVL comes from the coding sequence ATGGCGCTGACGACGGGTTTTGCAGATGTCGATCGAAGCACTGGAGCCGCCGAGACGAAGACTGATTATTCGCGTTATCGCATCGTGCCGGCGAGGCACCCTGGGCGAACCGCCGGCACGATCTTTGCCGCACTCGTCATGGCGGTCGTCCTCTACTCCACCTTTACCAATCCGCGATGGGGCTGGGGCGTCTTCGCCGAGTGGTTCTTTGCGGAGCCGGTGCTGGTTGGCCTTGGCAGGACGCTGCTTCTGACAGCGCTTGCTGCGGTCTCGGGCTCCATCCTCGGAACGGCATTGGCTCTGGCGCGTGTATCGAAGTCGCCCCTGCTTGCGAGCCTCTCTTGGGGCTATATCTGGCTGCTGCGTTCGATCCCGATGATCGTGCTGCTGCTGGTTCTCAACAATCTCGGCTATCTCTATGAAACCATTAGCATTGGAGTCCCGTTCAGCGACAAGGTTCTGTTCGATTATCCGACCACGCAGCTCCTGACGCCGTTTGCTGCGGCCTTTCTCGGGCTGACGCTGAACCAGTCGGCCTTCTTTGCCGAAATCGTGCGCGGCGGCATTCTTTCGGTCGATCAGGGGCAACTGGAAGCGGCCGCGTCCCTCGGTCTGTCGCGCCGCCGTCAGGCGTTCCGCATCGTTCTGCCGCAGGCGATGCGCTCCATCCTGCCCACGGGCTTCAACGAGATCATCGGCCTCGCCAAGAGTACCTCCATGGTCTACGTGCTGGCCCTGCCGGAACTCTTCTACACGGTGCAGGTCATCTACCGCCGCAATCTGGAAGTCATTCCACTGCTGATGGTGGCAACCGTCTGGTATCTCGTCATCATGACCGTGCTATCGATTGCCCAGCACTATATCGAGCGCTATTTCTCCAAGGGTGCGGTGCGCAATCCGACACCTTTGCCGTTTCAGGCATTCTTCAAACGCTTCCAGCGGCCGCTGCCCGCTACTGTAGACGGTAGTTCGGACACCAGGGCATTCGCCGCTTTTCGGAGCGTGACAGATCTTCGTGCCAAGGGCGGTGCCGTGCGCATTCACGGTATTTCGAAGAGCTTCGGCACGCTGAAAGTTCTCGACGATGTCGAGCTTAACCTGCCGGCCGGCAGCGTGACGGCTATCATCGGCCCGTCGGGCTCGGGAAAATCGACGCTGCTGCGCGCCATCAATCATCTCGAGCGCGTCGACAGCGGCTTCATCTCCGTCGATGGCGAACTTGTCGGTTACACGCAGAAGGGCGAGGTGCTCTATGAGCTCAAGGAGAAGGATATTCTGAAACGCCGGACCGACATCGGCATGGTCTTTCAGAACTTCAACTTGTTCCCGCATCTCACAGTTTTAGAAAACATTATCGAGGCACCCATCCAGGTACGTGGGGTGAGCCGCGACGAGGCGACCGCCTTGGCGCAAGAGCTTCTCGCTCGCGTCGGCCTTAGCGATAAGATCGATGCCTATCCCCGCCAGCTCTCCGGCGGCCAGCAGCAGCGTGTTGCCATCGCCCGTGCCTTGGCACTGCGGCCGAAGGTCCTCCTCTTCGACGAGCCGACCTCCGCACTTGATCCTGAGCTCGTGGGCGAAGTGCTCGATGTGATCAAGGAGCTTGCGCGCACCGGCACGACGCTCGTCATCGTCACCCACGAGATCGGCTTTGCCCGCGAGGTCGCCGATAGCATCGTCTTCATGGAGGGCGGCCACGTTATCGAAGCCGGCACGCCCACACAGATCCTCAACGATGCGAGGCATCCGCGCACGCGCGCTTTCCTCGCCAAGGTTCTCTAG
- the tauA gene encoding taurine ABC transporter substrate-binding protein, translating to MGLASISMAVGAAAADKKVVVAYQTDALPSSVAIANGEFAKETGYEIDFRKFNSGAEIFAAIASGDVQIGYVGSSPFAAAASRGLEVKAFYLSSISGVDEALVVRNGSGINTLADLKGKKLAAAPVSTDHYQLLALIKSLGLSEKDVQVFAVPQPEIVASYNRGDIDGGFVWDPALTELKKNGKVLVTSKDVADKGAPTFSAWVATSKFAADNPKFLKAYASVINKYYASFAADKAAWGPDSDNAKALAKLLGGTADQQAAALKNLTLLTPDVQASAAWLGGGDQSGAAKILKDTAAFLKSQGKVSEVLPNYGAFVTADALVSASN from the coding sequence ATGGGTCTCGCCAGCATTTCGATGGCGGTCGGCGCGGCCGCTGCCGACAAGAAGGTCGTCGTCGCCTATCAGACCGATGCCCTGCCCTCCTCTGTCGCGATCGCCAACGGCGAGTTCGCCAAAGAGACCGGCTATGAGATCGATTTCCGCAAATTCAATTCCGGAGCTGAGATCTTCGCCGCCATCGCATCCGGCGACGTCCAGATCGGCTATGTCGGCTCAAGCCCGTTTGCCGCTGCCGCCTCGCGCGGGCTGGAGGTGAAGGCATTCTACCTCTCGTCCATCTCCGGCGTCGATGAAGCGCTCGTGGTGCGTAATGGCTCCGGCATCAACACACTCGCCGATTTGAAGGGCAAGAAGCTCGCGGCGGCCCCCGTTTCCACCGACCACTATCAGCTGCTCGCTCTCATCAAGTCTCTTGGCCTGAGCGAAAAGGACGTACAGGTCTTCGCCGTTCCGCAGCCGGAAATCGTCGCAAGCTACAATCGCGGCGATATCGACGGCGGTTTTGTCTGGGACCCGGCGCTCACCGAGCTGAAGAAGAACGGCAAGGTGCTGGTGACATCCAAGGACGTCGCTGACAAAGGCGCTCCGACGTTTTCCGCCTGGGTCGCAACCTCGAAATTTGCCGCAGACAATCCGAAATTCCTGAAGGCCTACGCCTCGGTGATCAACAAATACTACGCCTCGTTCGCAGCGGATAAGGCCGCCTGGGGGCCGGACAGCGACAACGCCAAGGCGCTCGCAAAGCTGCTCGGCGGCACGGCGGACCAGCAGGCCGCCGCGCTCAAGAACCTCACGCTGCTGACGCCCGATGTGCAGGCATCGGCAGCATGGCTCGGCGGTGGCGACCAATCCGGCGCTGCCAAGATCCTCAAGGATACTGCGGCCTTCCTGAAGAGCCAGGGAAAAGTCTCCGAAGTCCTGCCGAACTATGGTGCATTCGTCACTGCTGACGCGCTTGTCAGCGCAAGCAACTGA